From one Flavobacterium sp. N502536 genomic stretch:
- the murQ gene encoding N-acetylmuramic acid 6-phosphate etherase — MKNKNPETEQESLYKNLDKMSTKELLINMNTEDKKVPDIIEKQIPKIEKLVKAIVKKMQLGGRLFYIGAGTSGRIGILDASECPPTFGVSHDMIIGIIAGGDTAIRKAVEKAEDDTEQAWKDLSQHQISSLDFVIGIAASGNTPYVLGGLQKAKENNIKTGSISCISNGLIAQEADYPIEVVVGPEFLTGSTRMKAGTAQKLTLNMISTSVMIKLGRIKGNKMVDMQLSNEKLVKRAIKMIMEELHIEHDPAAELLEKHKSVRAVLQANNTKK; from the coding sequence ATGAAAAATAAAAACCCAGAAACCGAACAAGAATCCCTTTATAAAAATCTGGATAAGATGAGCACCAAAGAACTGCTCATCAATATGAATACAGAAGACAAAAAGGTACCTGATATTATTGAAAAACAAATTCCGAAAATTGAAAAACTAGTCAAAGCCATCGTCAAAAAAATGCAATTGGGCGGACGTTTATTCTACATTGGCGCCGGAACTTCAGGACGCATCGGGATTCTGGATGCTTCTGAATGCCCTCCTACTTTTGGAGTATCCCATGATATGATTATCGGAATTATTGCAGGAGGGGATACCGCCATTAGAAAAGCTGTAGAAAAGGCCGAAGACGATACCGAACAAGCCTGGAAAGATTTATCCCAACATCAGATCTCGAGTTTAGATTTTGTTATTGGTATCGCCGCTTCAGGAAACACTCCCTACGTACTGGGCGGACTCCAAAAAGCCAAAGAAAACAATATCAAAACCGGAAGTATTTCCTGCATCAGCAACGGACTGATTGCCCAGGAAGCCGATTATCCCATTGAAGTAGTTGTAGGCCCGGAATTCTTAACCGGAAGTACCCGCATGAAAGCCGGGACAGCACAAAAGCTAACTTTAAACATGATCTCAACCTCGGTTATGATCAAACTGGGAAGAATCAAAGGCAACAAAATGGTAGACATGCAATTGTCTAACGAAAAACTGGTAAAAAGAGCCATTAAAATGATCATGGAAGAACTTCATATCGAGCACGATCCGGCTGCTGAGTTGCTGGAGAAACACAAAAGCGTGAGGGCCGTTTTGCAAGCAAATAACACTAAGAAATAA
- a CDS encoding RagB/SusD family nutrient uptake outer membrane protein → MKKIFIPIVALTLLLTSCNEDYLDPTKPSQELVIGTREGIIGAANGLQLLWSVDRTSPVYNTITGNGFTTKELRLLNAGNVDEGELSVGAGVLSTKNQVVNNLWSQCLVIKSESQKVIDNINVLTSDTEKASVLVHATIFKAMALTTLVQYFQSVPLKTGKNATFDSRADVLAEAIKILKLTEPLLDKATGVTGLVNSINYKNTVYALLARTYLMAGDYDNAIAYAGMVDLSVKSVFAFDQISANPIAYISITTNNVFQPVDLTLGLPAALAPSNADGRLNFYIKPGQILRLPQDFLIQIPNQSHCIYRVK, encoded by the coding sequence ATGAAAAAAATATTCATCCCTATAGTAGCTCTAACATTACTTTTAACGAGCTGTAATGAAGATTATTTAGACCCAACCAAACCGTCTCAGGAGTTAGTTATTGGAACCCGAGAGGGAATTATTGGTGCTGCCAACGGATTACAACTGCTGTGGAGCGTTGACCGAACAAGCCCCGTTTACAATACCATTACCGGAAACGGATTTACCACAAAAGAACTGCGACTTCTAAACGCCGGAAATGTCGACGAAGGCGAACTTTCTGTAGGCGCCGGTGTACTTTCGACCAAAAATCAGGTCGTAAATAATTTATGGTCACAGTGCCTTGTCATTAAATCTGAATCGCAAAAAGTAATCGATAATATTAATGTATTAACTTCAGACACTGAGAAAGCCAGTGTTCTTGTTCATGCCACTATTTTTAAGGCAATGGCGCTTACAACTCTGGTACAATATTTTCAAAGCGTACCGCTAAAAACCGGTAAAAATGCCACTTTTGATTCCAGAGCCGATGTATTGGCCGAAGCCATAAAAATTTTAAAACTAACAGAGCCTTTATTAGACAAAGCCACCGGAGTAACGGGATTGGTGAACAGTATTAATTACAAAAATACGGTTTATGCCCTGTTGGCCCGAACCTATCTTATGGCCGGAGATTACGACAATGCCATTGCCTACGCCGGCATGGTTGATCTCTCTGTAAAATCGGTATTTGCCTTTGATCAGATTAGTGCGAATCCGATTGCCTATATTTCGATCACGACCAACAATGTTTTTCAGCCCGTTGATCTGACCTTGGGATTACCTGCTGCCTTAGCCCCTTCAAATGCTGACGGAAGACTTAATTTTTACATCAAACCGGGTCAAATCCTACGGTTGCCACAGGATTTTTTGATTCAGATACCAAATCAATCCCATTGTATTTACCGGGTGAAATGA
- a CDS encoding sodium:solute symporter, with amino-acid sequence MSSSTILIFIIVYFGILLLISQIISKKGQDNDSFFKANKNSKWYLVAFGMIGTSLSGLTFISVPGEVGSPNGEQFKYFQFILGQAVGLIIIAKVLLPLYYRMNLTSIYSYIEKRMGANSYKSAASIFLVSRTVGSALRFYLVVLVLQRYVFDYYHIPFPLTVFLGLTFVFLYTYRSGLKAIIITDTLQTFFLVSSVFITIYFVLNSLDLTIFESVSAIRNSNYSKTFFFDDFLTNKFHFAKQFLGGLFIMIAMVGLDQDLMQKNISCKNIGEAQKNMYTFTVIFVTISLLFLSLGALLYMYAAKNNISVPLDLVTNKPRTDLLFPEIALNHLATIPALVFLLGIIAATFATTDSALTALTTSFCVDFLGMDKAENISNPKNVKRRHLVHLAFSFLFFLVIIVLNSFNDSSVVALVFKAASYTYGPLLGLYAFGLLQKNRIVKDKLVPWFCILAPLLTYLLSENSEALLGYVFDNELIIVNALITYTGLYFTSKKSKKKIYF; translated from the coding sequence ATGTCTTCAAGCACCATCTTAATTTTTATCATTGTATATTTTGGAATATTACTGCTGATTTCACAAATCATCAGCAAAAAAGGACAGGACAATGATTCGTTTTTCAAAGCCAATAAAAACTCCAAATGGTATTTAGTTGCTTTTGGTATGATTGGTACTTCACTTTCCGGACTTACTTTTATTTCGGTTCCCGGTGAGGTTGGATCACCAAACGGAGAACAGTTCAAATACTTTCAATTTATATTAGGCCAAGCCGTAGGGCTTATCATTATTGCAAAAGTACTCCTTCCTTTGTATTACAGAATGAACCTTACTTCGATTTACAGTTATATCGAAAAAAGAATGGGGGCAAACAGTTACAAATCAGCTGCTTCTATTTTCCTGGTCAGTCGTACCGTTGGTTCTGCTTTGCGCTTTTATTTGGTGGTACTTGTACTACAGCGCTATGTTTTTGACTACTATCACATTCCGTTTCCACTCACCGTATTTTTAGGTCTGACCTTTGTTTTTCTCTACACCTACCGCAGCGGTCTGAAAGCTATTATTATCACGGACACCCTACAGACATTCTTTCTGGTATCCTCTGTTTTTATTACCATTTATTTTGTTTTAAACAGCTTAGACTTAACCATTTTCGAATCGGTTTCAGCAATCCGAAACAGTAATTATTCCAAGACCTTTTTCTTTGATGATTTCCTGACCAATAAATTCCATTTTGCCAAGCAATTTCTGGGAGGATTGTTTATAATGATTGCAATGGTGGGACTCGATCAGGATTTAATGCAAAAAAACATCAGTTGTAAAAACATCGGAGAAGCACAAAAAAACATGTACACCTTTACCGTTATTTTTGTCACCATCAGTCTTCTTTTTTTAAGTCTGGGTGCCTTACTGTACATGTATGCCGCAAAAAATAATATTTCCGTGCCACTGGATTTAGTAACCAACAAACCCAGAACCGACCTGCTTTTTCCGGAAATTGCGCTGAATCATTTAGCGACTATTCCTGCATTGGTCTTTCTGTTAGGAATTATCGCGGCCACTTTTGCGACTACCGATTCTGCCTTAACAGCCCTCACCACTTCATTTTGTGTTGATTTTCTGGGGATGGATAAAGCCGAAAACATTTCAAATCCCAAAAATGTAAAACGAAGACATTTGGTACACCTTGCCTTTTCCTTTCTTTTCTTTCTGGTGATTATTGTTCTGAATTCTTTTAATGACAGCTCTGTTGTTGCACTGGTTTTCAAGGCCGCCTCTTATACTTATGGACCGTTGTTAGGTTTATACGCTTTTGGATTATTGCAGAAAAACAGAATTGTAAAAGACAAACTGGTGCCCTGGTTTTGCATTTTGGCTCCTCTGCTGACGTATTTATTAAGCGAAAATTCCGAAGCCCTTTTGGGTTATGTTTTTGACAATGAATTAATAATTGTAAATGCTCTGATTACTTATACAGGTCTTTATTTTACCAGTAAAAAATCAAAGAAAAAAATATACTTTTAA
- a CDS encoding DUF6896 domain-containing protein: MIEKIVAEYIGFIRTFEILLKKKYKQDINPCSFSSTFFERKGTIEGIEYWFHGSGCKAEKDGIIYDYDITVNEIKFSQWKFSEFVRTHPEYQKLNYSDDFIEYELYQLINKGILDWEIIKNTEKPPFGCVFMSYRVLQESPFLYNIKSPSPDGRENPFVAGFGTKDWKDSRISF; this comes from the coding sequence ATGATTGAAAAAATAGTAGCGGAGTATATCGGTTTTATAAGGACATTTGAAATTTTATTAAAAAAGAAATATAAACAGGATATAAATCCATGTTCGTTTTCGAGTACTTTTTTTGAAAGAAAAGGTACGATCGAAGGAATTGAATATTGGTTTCATGGAAGTGGCTGTAAGGCTGAAAAAGACGGTATTATCTATGATTATGATATTACTGTAAATGAAATTAAGTTTTCGCAATGGAAATTTTCAGAGTTTGTTAGAACGCATCCAGAGTATCAGAAACTAAATTATAGTGATGATTTTATCGAATATGAATTGTATCAGCTCATAAATAAAGGAATATTAGATTGGGAGATTATTAAGAATACGGAAAAACCTCCCTTTGGGTGTGTTTTTATGAGTTATAGAGTTCTTCAAGAATCACCTTTTCTATATAATATCAAAAGCCCTAGCCCTGATGGGAGGGAAAATCCTTTTGTGGCGGGGTTCGGCACAAAAGATTGGAAGGACAGCAGGATTAGCTTCTGA
- a CDS encoding SusC/RagA family TonB-linked outer membrane protein has translation MKKLLFILFGIILFAQPIFAQSKTVTGTITSTTDGLSLPGVSVLIEGTSKSTTTDLDGKFSITAKENETLVFSFVGFASKKIKISANTTTINLKMSEETNALSEVVVLGSTVRATRKELGNAVTSLKGEDLVKAQPGGLSTALQGKIAGAQVSQNSGDPAGGFSIKLRGTSSILGSSDPLYVIDGVVLNNATTNVTNLNVTTGNSNMQIGQNRSSDINPNDIQSVEVLNGGAAAAIYGSRAANGVVLITTKKGVAGETRYTFSTSVTSNQIRKKLDMNMSDKQFVSTSPALFPIQGNPASPTTVSVLGRNLETRTTNVQRYDYQDDIFNTGVGTDTYFSLQGGDEKTKYFASLGYLVNEGIIKNTDFKRAGAKVRLKHDFNSKLSATVGLNYINSSSNEKPDGNVFWSPINAINITNNIYDINQRDVNGNLLAVDPNRVNPLSIIETFKIKQNTDRIISDLQLNYTPFKNFNADLIFGIDNYNQRGNVFIPRYPYVVNPAYYNDGYVSEATNRVVQFNNDLNLRYLWNINDKWKATTYGGYNLQTYRDNFAAVEGRNLKPFIETINAFNTLIPGSPSSSQSKYNLWGYYLQETVGYKDKLYLTIAGRQDASTIFSSANRSQFYPKASVSYVFSDEKFMENIRDAVSSVRFRASWGKSGSLTAIKPYARFTNYSTGTLLGNSTFTIEGFKQGNLDLRPEQSVTYEIGGDFGFIKDRLNLSFSYYNADIDDLLLPVQLAASEGATNTIKNIGKMNNKGFEINLKYDLIKKENLHLDVFVNYSSNRNKVTGLPQTRFKLDSNLAGAPVFVEMNKPIGIFYGTYFARNADGSLLLTPGGYPQTEKGDVNTGAPQRDASGQPTGTILNKQIGNPNPDYIIAFGANLNYKKFGLSILFDGVQGVDVFDADYRTRQGVGSGKLVTQELNGELPRGYIWSVYNVEEFRVVDGSYLKLREVSLNYSFGKLNKFFDDLTVTASGRNLISWDNFTSFDPETNSGGQSSVAKYNFGTVPIPSSYSLAVKVQF, from the coding sequence ATGAAAAAACTGTTATTTATTCTATTTGGAATTATTTTGTTTGCGCAGCCCATTTTTGCGCAGTCAAAAACCGTAACCGGTACCATTACCAGTACTACCGACGGACTTTCTTTACCAGGAGTATCTGTTTTGATTGAAGGTACTTCAAAAAGCACTACAACTGATTTAGACGGAAAATTCAGCATCACTGCAAAAGAAAACGAAACGCTCGTTTTTAGTTTTGTAGGATTTGCTTCGAAGAAAATTAAAATCTCAGCAAACACCACCACCATCAACCTAAAAATGTCCGAAGAAACAAACGCTCTTTCTGAAGTGGTTGTACTGGGTTCCACCGTACGCGCTACCCGTAAAGAGCTCGGAAATGCCGTAACCAGTTTAAAAGGAGAAGATTTGGTTAAAGCACAACCCGGAGGGCTTTCAACGGCTTTGCAGGGGAAAATTGCGGGAGCTCAGGTTTCTCAAAACTCGGGTGATCCGGCAGGAGGTTTCAGCATCAAGCTTAGAGGAACTTCTTCTATACTAGGTTCTTCAGATCCTTTATATGTTATTGACGGTGTGGTTTTAAACAATGCAACTACCAATGTAACCAACTTAAATGTAACGACCGGAAACTCCAACATGCAAATTGGTCAGAACAGATCTTCAGACATTAACCCTAACGACATTCAAAGTGTCGAAGTGTTAAACGGAGGTGCTGCAGCCGCCATCTACGGATCAAGAGCAGCCAATGGTGTAGTTTTGATTACCACTAAAAAAGGAGTAGCAGGCGAAACCAGATATACATTTTCAACCAGCGTAACGTCAAACCAAATTCGTAAAAAACTGGATATGAATATGTCTGACAAGCAGTTTGTAAGCACTTCTCCGGCACTGTTCCCTATTCAGGGTAATCCGGCTAGTCCAACTACAGTTAGCGTTTTAGGCAGAAACCTTGAAACCAGAACGACTAACGTACAACGCTACGACTATCAGGATGACATTTTCAATACCGGTGTTGGAACCGATACTTATTTCTCACTGCAAGGAGGAGACGAGAAAACCAAATATTTTGCTTCTCTAGGTTATCTGGTAAACGAAGGAATTATAAAAAATACCGATTTTAAAAGAGCCGGAGCCAAAGTAAGATTGAAACATGACTTCAATTCAAAGCTATCTGCTACAGTGGGATTAAATTACATCAACTCGAGTTCGAATGAAAAACCGGACGGGAATGTTTTCTGGAGTCCGATTAACGCGATCAATATCACCAATAATATCTACGACATCAATCAAAGAGACGTAAACGGCAATCTGCTGGCTGTTGATCCCAACAGGGTGAATCCGCTTTCGATCATCGAAACTTTCAAAATCAAGCAAAATACAGACCGTATTATTTCAGATTTACAATTAAACTATACGCCGTTTAAAAATTTCAATGCCGATTTGATTTTTGGTATCGACAACTACAATCAAAGAGGAAATGTTTTCATTCCGAGATATCCGTATGTGGTGAATCCAGCGTATTACAATGACGGTTACGTTTCTGAAGCGACCAACAGAGTCGTACAATTCAATAACGATTTGAACTTAAGATACCTTTGGAACATTAACGACAAATGGAAAGCTACTACTTACGGAGGTTACAACCTACAAACCTACCGTGATAATTTTGCAGCAGTTGAAGGCCGTAACTTAAAACCATTTATCGAAACCATAAATGCTTTTAATACTTTGATTCCGGGTTCGCCAAGTTCCAGCCAGTCCAAATATAATTTATGGGGCTATTACCTGCAGGAAACTGTTGGTTACAAAGACAAATTGTACCTGACAATTGCCGGAAGACAGGATGCTTCGACTATTTTTTCGAGTGCCAACCGTTCTCAGTTTTATCCAAAAGCGAGTGTGAGTTATGTATTTTCAGATGAAAAATTCATGGAAAACATTCGCGATGCTGTAAGTTCCGTACGTTTTAGAGCTTCATGGGGAAAATCAGGAAGTTTAACTGCGATTAAACCTTATGCGCGTTTCACCAATTATTCTACCGGAACACTTTTAGGAAACAGTACTTTTACCATTGAAGGTTTCAAACAGGGAAATTTAGATTTAAGACCGGAACAAAGTGTTACCTATGAAATTGGAGGTGATTTTGGTTTTATCAAAGACCGTCTGAATTTGTCTTTCAGTTACTACAATGCTGATATTGACGATTTGTTATTGCCGGTTCAATTGGCTGCTTCTGAAGGCGCTACCAATACGATTAAAAATATCGGAAAAATGAACAACAAAGGGTTCGAAATCAATTTGAAATACGATCTGATCAAAAAAGAAAACCTTCATCTTGATGTATTTGTAAACTACAGCAGCAACCGAAACAAAGTAACAGGCCTACCGCAAACCCGTTTCAAACTGGACAGTAACCTGGCCGGAGCACCTGTTTTTGTTGAAATGAACAAACCAATCGGGATTTTCTACGGGACTTATTTTGCCCGAAATGCCGACGGAAGTTTATTGCTGACTCCTGGCGGATATCCGCAAACCGAAAAAGGAGATGTAAATACCGGAGCTCCACAAAGAGATGCTTCAGGACAGCCGACAGGAACTATTTTGAACAAACAAATCGGTAATCCAAATCCGGATTATATCATCGCATTCGGAGCGAATCTGAATTACAAAAAATTTGGTCTTTCAATATTGTTTGACGGTGTTCAGGGCGTAGATGTTTTTGATGCCGATTACAGAACCAGACAGGGTGTGGGATCAGGCAAACTGGTTACTCAGGAACTTAATGGTGAGTTACCGCGTGGGTACATCTGGTCGGTTTATAACGTGGAAGAATTTAGAGTGGTAGACGGAAGTTACCTGAAATTAAGAGAAGTTTCGCTCAATTATTCTTTCGGAAAACTAAACAAATTCTTTGACGATTTAACCGTTACTGCCAGTGGAAGAAACCTGATTTCATGGGATAACTTTACCAGTTTCGATCCTGAAACCAACTCGGGCGGACAGTCTTCGGTTGCGAAATACAATTTTGGAACAGTGCCAATTCCAAGTTCTTACTCCTTGGCGGTAAAAGTTCAATTTTAA
- a CDS encoding DeoR/GlpR family DNA-binding transcription regulator, which translates to MLKKERHQFIMDKFKDVEKIHTIDLAAELSISEDTIRRDFNELHNKGLINKVYGAAFPVKEKSNNVFDITIINEDKKIVVGQKALSFLNEGQVIIMTGGTTNLSFCKLIPIDFSATIYTYSLPIAMQLSQHPNIELIFIGGKLQKKAMVTVGIDVVQVLSKIRADVCFLGVSSLDVNQGLTEMGYEVSIIKKEMINASDKVIVLATSDKINGKMPHQVCGLDKVDAIVTELNPKSAKIKSFVEAGARVV; encoded by the coding sequence ATGCTTAAGAAAGAAAGACATCAGTTTATCATGGATAAATTTAAGGATGTCGAAAAAATACATACGATCGATCTTGCCGCAGAGCTCAGCATCTCTGAGGATACCATACGCAGAGATTTTAATGAGTTGCACAACAAAGGCCTGATCAATAAGGTATATGGAGCTGCTTTTCCGGTAAAGGAGAAATCCAATAATGTATTTGATATTACCATTATCAATGAAGACAAAAAGATTGTAGTGGGACAAAAAGCCTTATCGTTTTTAAATGAAGGTCAGGTGATTATCATGACAGGAGGAACCACCAATTTGTCTTTTTGCAAACTCATTCCAATCGATTTTTCGGCTACTATATATACGTACAGTCTACCCATCGCGATGCAGTTGTCGCAGCATCCCAATATTGAATTGATTTTTATTGGTGGAAAACTACAGAAAAAAGCTATGGTAACCGTGGGCATCGACGTAGTTCAGGTGTTGTCTAAAATCAGAGCCGATGTTTGTTTCTTAGGGGTAAGCAGCTTAGATGTCAATCAGGGACTTACCGAAATGGGCTACGAAGTTTCGATTATCAAAAAAGAAATGATCAATGCGTCAGACAAAGTAATTGTACTGGCTACCTCAGATAAAATAAATGGTAAAATGCCACATCAGGTTTGTGGTCTCGATAAAGTAGATGCTATCGTTACTGAGCTGAATCCGAAGAGTGCTAAGATTAAAAGCTTCGTGGAAGCCGGGGCGAGGGTTGTGTAA
- a CDS encoding anhydro-N-acetylmuramic acid kinase, with protein sequence MNKNISALYQIAKKETRSIIGLMSGTSLDGLDIALCEISGSGQNTVVKIDQFETIDYSEDIKIEIRKVFAKKEIDFQHLVMLNEWIGILHADMINDFLKKRNIPANQIDLIASHGQTVLHAPKFLHQQEKFPNATLQIGDGDHIAVKTGIITLSDFRQKHIAAGGEGAPLAVYGDYFLFGKKGENRIMLNMGGIANFTFLPASLNAEETFVTDTGTGNTLIDLFTKQYYPEKSYDKDAEIAKQGTVNQLLLNHLKDDAFFRQEFPKTIGPELFSAEYVKAALAKSTPDTISPPDLLATLTRFSAETIAEAIQYAVSQSDSKLEDFKIYLSGGGTHNPLLVQWLKELLPCDFHKTDELGISGDAKEAVLFAILANETIAGEDFNFGSHKGIPSVTMGKISLPQ encoded by the coding sequence ATGAATAAAAATATTAGCGCACTGTACCAAATTGCAAAAAAAGAAACCCGCAGCATTATTGGGCTAATGTCTGGCACTTCGCTTGACGGACTCGATATTGCTTTATGCGAAATTTCAGGTTCAGGGCAAAATACTGTTGTCAAAATAGATCAATTTGAAACCATCGATTATTCGGAAGACATTAAAATTGAAATCCGTAAAGTTTTTGCGAAGAAAGAAATTGATTTTCAACATTTGGTCATGCTCAACGAATGGATTGGAATTTTGCACGCCGATATGATCAACGATTTTTTAAAAAAACGAAATATCCCTGCTAACCAAATCGATTTGATTGCCTCACATGGACAAACGGTTTTGCACGCACCTAAGTTTTTGCATCAGCAGGAAAAATTTCCAAACGCCACTTTGCAAATTGGTGATGGCGATCATATTGCGGTGAAAACGGGTATCATCACCCTGTCTGATTTCAGACAAAAACACATTGCTGCAGGTGGTGAAGGCGCTCCTTTGGCTGTTTATGGTGATTATTTTTTATTTGGAAAAAAGGGAGAAAACCGCATCATGCTCAATATGGGCGGCATTGCTAATTTTACTTTTTTACCTGCTTCTTTAAATGCTGAAGAAACCTTCGTGACTGATACGGGCACCGGAAATACTCTGATCGACCTTTTTACCAAACAGTATTATCCTGAAAAAAGTTACGACAAAGATGCCGAAATAGCCAAACAAGGAACGGTAAACCAGCTGTTGCTAAACCATTTAAAAGACGATGCTTTTTTCCGTCAGGAATTCCCAAAAACAATTGGACCTGAACTTTTTAGTGCCGAATACGTAAAAGCGGCTTTGGCTAAAAGCACCCCCGATACAATTTCCCCTCCCGATTTACTGGCTACTTTAACCCGTTTTAGTGCCGAAACAATTGCCGAGGCGATTCAGTACGCCGTAAGCCAGTCCGATTCAAAACTGGAGGATTTCAAAATTTACCTGTCCGGCGGAGGTACACACAACCCCTTGTTAGTCCAATGGCTTAAAGAATTATTGCCTTGCGATTTTCACAAAACAGACGAACTGGGTATTTCCGGTGATGCCAAAGAAGCCGTTTTATTTGCCATTCTTGCCAATGAAACCATAGCCGGAGAAGATTTTAATTTTGGTTCACATAAAGGGATTCCATCCGTAACCATGGGGAAAATTTCGTTACCACAATAA